Proteins encoded in a region of the Augochlora pura isolate Apur16 chromosome 4, APUR_v2.2.1, whole genome shotgun sequence genome:
- the L(1)g0196 gene encoding inositol hexakisphosphate and diphosphoinositol-pentakisphosphate kinase isoform X9 — translation MNNESRLHENYTENTLDRPGFLSCLKAYWAELSDGCSNDDGCMGGSDLEGEGKQVLVGVCAMAKKSQSKPMKEILTRLEEFEYIKIVVFPEEVILKEFVEDWPIVDCLISFHSKGFPLDKAINYANLRSPFIINNLPMQYDIQDRRRVYAILSNEGIEIPRYAVLDRDSSDPKHHELVESEDHVEVNGVTFNKPFVEKPVSAEDHNIYIYYPTSAGGGSQRLFRKIGSRSSVYSPESRVRKTGSYIYEDFMPTDGTDVKVYTVGPDYAHAEARKSPALDGKVERDSEGKEIRYPVILSNAEKLISRKVCLAFKQTVCGFDLLRANGQSFVCDVNGFSFVKNSNKYYDDCAKILGNMILRELAPTLHIPWSVPFQLDDPPIVPTTFGKMMELRCVVAVIRHGDRTPKQKMKVEVRHPKFFEIFAKYDGYKHGHIKLKRPKQLQEILDTARSLLAEIQHRAAGPELEEKQGKLEQLKSVLEMYGHFSGINRKVQMKYQPRGRPRGSSSDDGTKNRLGEPSLVLILKWGGELTPAGRIQAEELGRIFRCMYPGGQGRHLSEEDSEMLPNHGDYAGAQGLGLLRLHSTFRHDLKIYASDEGRVQMTAAAFAKGLLALEGELTPILVQMVKSANTNGLLDNDCDSSKYQNMVKTKLHELLQQDRDFTREDREQINPGNALSINAALDFVKNPVRCCQHVHILIQKLMDIVRIKKDDLKTKDAILYHGETWELMGRRWGKIEKDFCTKNKRFDISKIPDIYDCIKYDLQHNNHTLQFEHAEELYIYSKYLADIVIPQEYGLTVQEKLTIGQGICTPLLKKIRADLQRNIEESGEETVNRLNPRYSHGVSSPGRHVRTRLYFTSESHVHSLLTVLRYGGLLDVVTDEQWSRAMEYVSMVSELNYMSQIVVMLYEDPTKDPSSEERFHVELHFSPGVNCCVQKNLPPGPGFRPHSRNESSHNIGESGGGSTQDTISQCSARIEEEDVELTISDDDFMNPPVQPNTPPLMMETDTADSIMDSPTTSRAVDMMDLDPNMMDEPFDSGFLQSSAPIPISARTVAGHEAARLGSQLAASQRQRRDTERGGIVEPRARSYDHQRQDKPEKAADKLQYQSLDAVNKEENKHGIKCRVEMSSQALLYVPPMGKFALPHSYSSPELPVPPIETSTSTPLVTLHNTPLVSPNSRAPDITNIVVPVPTIRLPTCLDNNPEEADSRLRFQSKKHGRSHIDTILPCMACELTSSIRSGSCNSSLTKSSRLLSHRERITGTARAQVQLGKRSRSLSPYLPRCLCYNCNVSELILRSKDLPPMERSNFDTYFARSLSHKFFNCSCYSSNLYQGESNCSSCSISSNDSYTKLGWCTEPQQGQSNPTSFNCSMLVAGELSTRKHPLFKRRQKWRFDKEAVRRTCGGGSAFENVRRSIGTMSCPNLNNFLLDDSVCSMENFSANCSLVRKCWSCTNVTLQWGSSLVDVPDRVSTLCHSSSVHGSDIHGDHDTPPRDSNHRSKCPRVPFSRLQPQRSFSSPDTRPSIIQPDPTCTARRHRHSISGQMSYFKLLGYNINKKLTGSANSLFSTAVISGSSSAPNLKDMVPPHASAVAAIEGFGGVPPIRPLETLHNALSLRQLDSFLEMMTTAPLFRTPASSPPKYPSPGGSTHESVNPSLSVGGINCEYHSSDLEAVRYHKRKLNKPPLYITAAPIQYKSSNDGEPCDIRNQLSPTSPNSTGWSSEPQSFVSSEPSSPAPTSTGECSMSISLISNEGAQSLNTGPKYPTTPCLDVDFNDFCMNIDQEHRESRGSVSYTDYYSNEDGQIRKCAFGTSFGSNLQRMIRTDDLPIDNMDDDEERTITLKQTEEQKKQDVKRIFEQQEKSRSKPSTSCKKIGRFLVESMDIVDEDVRIKEPDVFDKAKPSTSQKTEFSNTDRAQRSRDTGAEKTSSSNSYKRKNFSRSQSVSTPEVIVPSTEANRSYKCMSKLSSLSNMADKNLEEWKQILLDAKPPSGPLTSEEESILTVTSSLTNSSSVTIGFNVHEENRE, via the exons gCCGAACTGTCGGACGGGTGTAGTAATGATGACGGGTGTATGGGTGGCAGTGATTTGGAAGGAGAAGGAAAGCAAGTGTTGGTTGGAGTCTGTGCAATGGCAAAGAAGTCGCAGAGTAAACcgatgaaagaaatattgacAAGACTAGAAGAATttgaatacataaaaatagtGGTATTCCCTGAAGAAGTGATTTTGAAG GAATTTGTAGAAGATTGGCCAATCGTTGACTGTTTAATAAGTTTCCATAGTAAAGGCTTTCCACTTGACAAAGCTATAAATTATGCTAATCTTCGAAGTCCTTTCATTATCAATAATCTACCGATGCAATATGATATTCAG GATCGCAGGAGAGTTTATGCTATTCTAAGTAACGAAGGCATCGAGATTCCGAGATATGCTGTTCTAGATAGAGATTCATCTGATCCGAAAC atcATGAACTGGTGGAGTCTGAGGATCATGTGGAGGTCAATGGTGTCACATTTAACAAACCATTCGTGGAAAAACCAGTGTCAGCCGAAGatcataatatttacatttattatccTACATCTGCAGGTGGAGGCAGTCAGAGATTATTCAGAAAG ATTGGAAGTCGTAGTAGCGTGTACTCGCCAGAATCCCGAGTACGTAAAACTGGTTCTTACATttatgaagattttatgcCCACTGATGGGACGGACGTTAAAGTTTACACGGTGGGGCCGGACTATGCACACGCCGAGGCCCGGAAAAGTCCTGCGTTAGACGGCAAAGTAGAAAGAGACTcggaaggaaaagaaattcgGTATCCTGTTATATTAAGTAACGCTGAGAAACTGATAAGTAGGAAAGTATGTTTAGCTTTCAAGCAAACGGTTTGCGGCTTTGATTTGCTTAG AGCCAACGGCCAATCGTTCGTCTGCGATGTGAATGGTTTCAGTTTTGtcaaaaattcaaacaaatattACGACGATTGTGCAAAGATTTTGGGAAATATGATTCTCAGAGAATTAGCACCTACCTTGCATATTCCGTGGAGTGTTCCGTTTCAGTTGGATGATCCACCAATCGTACCCACGACATTTGGAAAGAT GATGGAATTACGTTGCGTTGTCGCTGTCATAAGACACGGGGATAGAACTCCAAAACAAAAAATGAAGGTGGAAGTTCGTCATCCAAA ATTCTTTgagatatttgcaaaatatgaCGGGTACAAGCATGGTCACATCAAATTGAAACGACCTAAACAGTTGCAAGAGATATTAGACACTGCCAGGAGTCTACTGGCCGAAATACAGCACAGGGCCGCAGGACCAGAATTGGAAGAAAAGCAAGGAAAACTGGAACAATTGAAAAGCGTGTTGGAAAT GTATGGTCACTTCTCAGGAATTAACCGTAAAGTACAAATGAAGTATCAACCAAGGGGACGACCGAGAGGAAGTTCCTCGGATGATGGTACAAAAA ATCGGCTAGGGGAACCGTCGCTTGTACTTATTTTGAAATGGGGCGGTGAATTAACACCCGCTGGTCGGATTCAAGCGGAGGAATTAGGAAGAATATTTCGCTGCATGTATCCCGGTGGTCAAGGTAGACACCTTAGTG aggAAGACTCAGAGATGTTACCAAACCACG GTGATTATGCTGGTGCTCAAGGTTTGGGTCTGCTACGACTTCATTCAACGTTCCGTCACGATCTGAAGATCTATGCAAGCGACGAGGGAAGGGTTCAGATGACTGCAGCAGCCTTCGCGAAAGGTTTACTCGCTCTGGAGGGCGAATTGACACCCATTTTGGTCCAAATGGTCAAAAGCGCAAATACTAATGGTCTCCTGGATAATGATTGCGACAGTAGTAAATACCAGAACAT GGTGAAGACGAAACTTCACGAACTGTTGCAACAGGACAGAGACTTTACTCGTGAGGACAGGGAGCAAATAAATCCTGGAAACGCGTTGAGTATCAATGCAGCCTTGGATTTCGTTAAGAATCCTGTTCGATGCTGTCAACATGTACATATTTTGATTCAGAAGCTGATGGACATTGTAAGAATTAAGAAAGATGATTTGAAAACGAAAg ATGCGATTCTTTATCACGGTGAGACCTGGGAGTTAATGGGTCGTCGATGGGGAAAGATCGAAAAGGATTTTTGTACCAAGAACAAGAGATTCGATATATCAAAAATACCTGATATTTACGATTGCATCAAGTATGATTTGCAACATAATAACCATACGTTGCAATTCGAGCACGCAGAAGAACTGTATATCTACTCGAAATATCTGGCGGACATTGTTATACCACAG GAGTATGGATTAACTGTGCAAGAAAAGCTAACTATAGGTCAAGGTATTTGTACGCCGCTTTTAAAGAAGATCAGAGCCGATTTACAAAGAAACATTGAAGAGTCTGGAGAAGAAACGGTGAATCGACTTAATCCAAG ataTTCTCATGGTGTTTCGAGTCCAGGCCGACACGTGCGCACCAGATTATATTTCACAAGCGAGAGTCATGTGCACTCTTTACTAACAGTATTACGTTACGGCGGTTTGCTCGAT GTGGTAACAGACGAACAATGGAGTCGAGCCATGGAATATGTTAGCATGGTATCTGAATTGAATTACATGTCGCAAATCGTAGTCATGTTATACGAAGATCCAACCAAGGATCCCAGCAGCGAAGAACGTTTCCATGTTGAGTTGCATTTTAGTCCTGGCGTAAATTGTTGCGTACAGAAAAATTTACCGCCAGGGCCAGGGTTCAGGCCTCATTCAAGAAACGAGAGTAGTCACAATATA GGCGAAAGTGGGGGCGGATCTACGCAAGATACCATTTCCCAATGCAGTGCACggatagaagaagaagatgttGAATTGACAATTTCAGATGACGATTTCATGAATCCACCAGTTCAACCT aatACTCCCCCACTAATGATGGAAACCGACACTGCTGATTCGATTATGGATAGTCCAACAACCAGCAGAGCTGTCGACATGATGGACCTGGATCCTAACATGATGGACGAACCATTTGACAGTGGTTTTTTGCAGAGCTCCGCGCCTATTCCAATAAG tGCTAGAACTGTGGCAGGTCACGAAGCAGCTAGACTTGGTAGCCAGTTGGCTGCCAGTCAACGTCAACGACGTGACACAGAGAGGGGTGGGATCGTGGAGCCACGTGCACGTAGTTACGATCATCAGAGACAAGATAAACCTGAAAAAG CTGCGGACAAGCTGCAGTATCAGAGCTTGGACGCGGTCAACAAGGAAG AGAACAAGCATGGGATAAAGTGCCGCGTAGAGATGTCTAGCCAGGCTTTGCTCTATGTACCGCCTATGGGAAAGTTCGCTTTGCCGCACTCCTACAGCTCACCGGAGTTACCTGTTCCTCCAATCGAAACCTCCACTTCGACACCTTTGGTGACTTTACACAATACCCCTCTAGTTTCACCGAACAGCAGAGCCCCGGATATCACGAATATCGTGGTCCCGGTCCCCACGATTCGTCTCCCGACATGTCTCGATAACAATCCCGAAGAGGCTGATTCTCGTCTACGTTTTCAAAGTAAGAAACACGGTCGTTCCCACATAGATACAATTCTCCCATGTATGGCTTGCGAGTTGACCAGTTCTATAAGGTCTGGCTCGTGTAACAGTTCGTTGACAAAGTCTTCTCGTTTGTTGTCCCATCGTGAAAGGATCACAGGGACAGCGAGAGCTCAGGTCCAGCTCGGCAAACGGTCTCGTTCGTTGTCTCCCTATTTACCCAGGTGTCTCTGCTACAATTGTAACGTGTCAGAGCTGATCTTGAGAAGTAAGGACCTGCCACCCATGGAACGTTCGAATTTTGATACATACTTTGCTCGTTCATTGTCTCACAAGTTCTTTAACTGCTCTTGCTATTCGAGCAACCTGTATCAGGGCGAATCAAATTGCTCCTCTTGTAGCATCTCCTCCAACGACAGCTATACGAAACTAGGCTGGTGCACCGAGCCGCAACAAGGACAATCCAATCCAACATCTTTTAATTGTTCCATGTTAGTGGCCGGTGAACTTTCCACGCGTAAACATCCCTTGTTCAAGAGAAGACAGAAGTGGAGGTTCGACAAGGAAGCTGTTAGGAGAACGTGCGGTGGTGGCTCTGCTTTTGAGAACGTTCGTCGATCAATTGGAACTATGTCGTGTcccaatttaaataactttctgCTCGATGATTCGGTTTGCTCGATGGAGAATTTCTCAGCCAATTGTTCCTTGGTACGCAAATGTTGGTCTTGTACAAATGTGACTCTCCAATGGGGCAGTAGCCTAGTAGATGTACCTGACCGTGTTAGTACGCTTTGCCATTCGTCCTCTGTGCACGGTAGCGATATTCATGGTGATCATGATACCCCTCCGCGCGATTCTAACCATCGTTCCAAGTGTCCACGTGTACCGTTTTCCCGACTCCAGCCTCAAAGATCCTTCTCGTCTCCAGACACACGACCTTCGATCATTCAACCTGACCCTACCTGCACAGCAAGGCGCCACCGTCACAGTATCTCCGGACAGATGAGTTATTTCAAGCTGTTGGGCTACAACATCAACAAGAAGCTAACAGGATCGGCCAACAGTCTCTTCAGCACCGCGGTTATCAGTGGATCCTCGAGTGCTCCAAATTTGAAGGACATGGTGCCACCCCATGCATCCGCTGTTGCCG CGATAGAAGGTTTCGGTGGTGTGCCACCTATAAGACCATTGGAGACGCTTCACAATGCGTTGTCTCTTCGTCAGTTGGACTCCTTTTTAGAAATGATGACCACAGCTCCTCTATTTCGCACGCCTGCCTCGTCACCGCCGAAATATCCATCACCCGGTGGATCCACTCACGAGTCCGTTAATCCCAGTCTCAGTGTCGGAGGAATCAATTGCGAGTACCACTCTTCCGACTTGGAAGCTGTCAGGTATcataagagaaaattaaataagccACCTTT ATACATTACCGCAGCTCCTATACAATACAAGTCTTCGAATGATGGAGAACCATGCGACATAAGGAACCAACTGTCGCCAACCAGTCCAAACA GTACTGGTTGGAGTAGCGAACCACAGTCGTTCGTATCATCGGAACCGTCATCTCCAGCTCCAACTTCCACGGGAGAATGCAGCATGTCTATAAGTTTAATCAGCAACGAAGG AGCGCAATCGCTTAACACAGGCCCTAAATATCCAACGACTCCTTGTCTGGACGTAGATTTCAACGACTTTTGCATGAACATTGATCAAGAGCATAGGGAGAGTCGCGGCAGCGTATCGTACACAGACTATTATAGCAACGAGGATGGACAGATACGAAAGTGCGCTTTTGGAACCAGCTTTGGTAGCAATCTACAGAGAATGATACGAACCGATGATCTCCCTATCGACAATATGGACGATGACGAGGAGCGTACGATAACGTTGAAGCAAACCGAAGAGCAAAAGAAGCAGGACGTTAAGCGAATATTTGAGCAACAGGAAAAGTCACGGTCAAAACCTAGCACCAGCTGCAAAAAGATTGGAAG gTTTTTAGTTGAAAGCATGGACATAGTGGACGAAGATGTCAGGATCAAGGAGCCGGACGTTTTCGACAAAGCGAAGCCATCTACCTCTCAGAAAACTGAATTCTCGAATACCGATAGAGCTCAGAGAAGCAGGGACACCGGCGCAGAAAAGACTTCTTCGTCGAACAGTTACAAGAGAAAGAATTTCTCTCGGTCGCAGAGCGTTTCGACTCCAGAAGTTATCGTTCCAAGTACCGAGGCGAATCGGAGTTACAAATGCATGTCGAAACTGAGCTCGTTGTCGAACATGGCGGATAAGAATTTGGAAGAATGGAAACAGATTTTGCTCGACGCGAAGCCCCCTTCCGGACCCTTGACGAGCGAAGAAGAGTCTATACTAACCGTGACAAGCAGCTTAACGAATAGCTCCAGCGTGACTATAGGTTTCAATGTCCATGAAGAAAACAGAGAATAA